A region of Toxorhynchites rutilus septentrionalis strain SRP chromosome 1, ASM2978413v1, whole genome shotgun sequence DNA encodes the following proteins:
- the LOC129782523 gene encoding uncharacterized protein LOC129782523 codes for MESVRAVKPFDINIEDNQQATEWAKWKRQLECYFSACNITDQSEKLAKLLFLGGPDLQELHDNLPEAKRVRLVLSEPPYYDTAVAAFDTHFEPKRMVAYERYVFRQMAQKPSERLSDFTLRLRIQAKRCDFLPNVLEEMIIDQITEKGNSDTLRMEILKRDVRSLNEIIALGTAMSESKVKSMQMTNKGHAYREEVMVQSVKQQRRGHFVYPSRTPVMNRGVLMTCHACGHPGHLKASKWCPAIGKKCNRCHQNGHYAKFCSKFNQPQNQEPLHRHKRSFYEAGRTDWHNPPAKRIRTVTESNVDCQEDANIFYAMGRNVFHFRIGGVIVPMTIDSGADANIIPVHIWRQLKRVDVQAYDLSRQLDRILKAYASSEPLKVKGMFNAEIEAGDNTTKAKFYVVEGGKQCLLGEETARELQVLKIGFNVGAIDQSPKEFPKVKGVLLEIPIDPTIQLVQQPYRRAPITLEGLIAEKLQFLLEQGIIERVTQPSAWVSPLVPVLKDSGEVRLCVDMRRANRAVLREKHPLPVIEELLGSINGAVRFSKVDIKDAYHQI; via the coding sequence ATGGAGTCAGTACGAGCTGTTAAGCCGTTTGATATAAACATTGAAGACAATCAACAAGCAACGGAGTGGGCTAAATGGAAAAGACAACTTGAATGCTATTTCAGTGCCTGTAATATAACGGATCAATCGGAAAAATTGGCAAAACTACTATTTCTTGGTGGTCCTGATTTGCAGGAGCTGCATGACAATTTGCCTGAAGCCAAACGAGTGCGTTTAGTGCTTAGTGAACCTCCTTACTACGATACAGCTGTCGCTGCCTTCGATACTCATTTCGAACCCAAGCGTATGGTTGCATACGAACGGTATGTGTTTAGGCAGATGGCACAGAAACCATCTGAAAGGTTGTCTGATTTCACATTGAGGTTAAGAATACAAGCAAAACGATGTGATTTTTTGCCGAACGTGTTGGAGGAAATGATAATTGATCAGATAACAGAGAAGGGTAATTCAGATACGTTGCGAATGGAGATATTGAAAAGAGATGTACGGTCGTTGAATGAAATTATAGCTCTGGGTACCGCTATGTCTGAATCCAAAGTGAAATCGATGCAGATGACAAATAAAGGACATGCCTATCGAGAGGAAGTGATGGTTCAATCGGTGAAACAACAGCGTCGGGGTCATTTTGTGTATCCATCGCGTACTCCGGTCATGAACCGTGGAGTTTTAATGACATGCCACGCTTGTGGACATCCAGGGCATCTGAAGGCCAGCAAATGGTGTCCGGCAATAGGAAAAAAGTGCAATAGATGCCACCAAAATGGTCATTATGCGAAGTTTTGTTCTAAATTCAACCAACCCCAAAACCAAGAACCCTTGCATCGTCACAAAAGATCGTTTTATGAGGCTGGGAGGACAGATTGGCACAACCCTCCAGCAAAACGTATCCGAACGGTAACAGAGAGCAACGTGGACTGCCAAGAAGATGCGAATATTTTTTATGCAATGGGACGCAACGTATTTCATTTCCGCATAGGAGGGGTCATAGTTCCGATGACCATAGATTCCGGAGCCGACGCAAACATAATTCCAGTGCACATTTGGCGGCAGCTGAAACGAGTCGATGTTCAGGCTTATGATTTGTCCAGGCAACTTGATCGCATACTCAAAGCCTATGCAAGTAGTGAACCGCTGAAAGTCAAGGGCATGTTCAATGCAGAAATAGAAGCGGGTGACAACACAACAAAAGCGAAGTTCTACGTTGTAGAGGGAGGTAAGCAATGTTTACTAGGTGAAGAGACAGCTCGTGAATTGCaagttttgaaaattggatTCAATGTTGGTGCCATCGATCAATCGCCAAAGGAGTTTCCCAAAGTGAAGGGGGTGCTGTTGGAAATTCCCATTGATCCAACAATACAGCTTGTTCAGCAACCTTATAGACGGGCCCCGATAACCCTGGAAGGCTTAATTGCGGAAAAGTTGCAGTTTTTGCTGGAGCAAGGCATTATAGAGCGTGTCACCCAACCATCTGCCTGGGTTTCCCCTTTGGTTCCTGTGCTTAAAGATTCAGGAGAAGTCCGACTTTGCGTTGATATGCGTCGAGCAAACCGAGCAGTTTTGAGAGAGAAGCATCCTCTTCCAGTCATCGAGGAGTTGCTAGGTAGCATCAACGGGGCTGTACGTTTCTCAAAGGTGGACATTAAAGACGCCTACCACCAAATCTAG
- the LOC129762052 gene encoding pre-mRNA-splicing factor SPF27: MAGEVLVDALPYIDLGYDDSGVREAAIAMVEEECRRYRPTKNYLEHLPALNTTAFETEMMAAEFERIQNRLPMEPLSMKRYELPPPPAGKMSEVSAWTESVDNSMAQLEHQAVRAINLDMMMEYGCEMWKSYLEVLTAMQAKAQVRLEALKKEIQDVNWKRKSKQTQGGEKLRSLEAQWVMLVSKNYEIEQACVKLEEKIYQKKIEKYSTQRQGNKIDN, from the exons ATGGCCGGGGAAGTTCTTGTTGATGCTCTGCCCTACATTGATCTTGGATATGATGATTCTGGAGTGAGAGAGGCG GCAATCGCAATGGTTGAGGAGGAATGTCGCAGATATCGTCCTACTAAAAATTACCTAGAGCATCTACCAGCTTTGAATACGACCGCTTTCGAAACAGAGATGATGGCGGCTGAATTTGAACGAATACAGAATCGACTTCCGATGGAGCCGCTAAGCATGAAGCGTTATGAACTCCCTCCTCCACCTGCGGGCAAAATGTCTGAGGTATCAGCATGGACCGAAAGCGTTGACAATTCTATGGCCCAGCTGGAACACCAAGCAGTACGAGCAATAAACCTTGACATGATGATGGAATACGGCTGTGAAATGTGGAAATCTTATTTAGAGGTACTAACTGCAATGCAAGCTAAGGCACAGGTGCGGTTGGAGGCtttaaaaaaagaaattcaGGATGTCAACTGGAAAAGGAAATCTAAACAAACTCAAGGTGGTGAAAAGTTAAGATCACTAGAAGCCCAATGGGTAATGCTAGtttcaaaaaattacgaaatcgagCAAGCATGTGTAAAATTAGAAGAAAAgatttatcagaaaaaaattgaaaaatattcaacGCAAAGACAAGGAAATAAAATTGACAATTAA